The DNA segment CGGCTCGAATCCTGAACGAGCTCTGGACCGAGGTGTATGAGCAAGGGGACGGCGGGACGATTTCCCCGAAGGAACAAAAGCTGCTGGATGAACTGAAGGTCGCCAACCCTGAATTGTGGTCGGCCATGATGAATGATGTCGGCCATTCGGCGACCGGCGACGAATCGAGGCGATTCAAAACGGCACCCGGCCATCAGCAGCAGAATCTCGATCTGATTCGCGAGCATCTGCGCGTCGAGGACGGGTTTCTGCTCAAGCCGATGAATTGCCCGATGCACGCCCGCATCTATGCGAGCGAACCGCGCAGCTATCGCGACCTTCCTGTTCGCCTCGCGGAATTCGGGACGGTCTATCGCTACGAACAATCGGGAGAACTGTCGGGGATGACGCGCGTCCGCGGTTTCACACAGGACGACGCTCATATTTTCTGCACGCCCGAGCAGTTGAAGCCCGAGATCTTCAACTGCGTGAATCTGACGCGGTACGTTCTGGATATGCTGGGTCTGCGTGATTACCGAGTCCGAATCGGTCTTCACGATCCGGACGACCCCAAGTTCATTAAGAATCCCGAGGGCTGGGCGCTGGCCGAACAGGTTCTGCGAGAGGTCGCAGCCGAGGTGGGTCTCAGCGCCACCGAGGAAAAAGGCGAAGCCGCCTTCTACGGCCCGAAGATCGACTTCGTTGTGAAGGACTGCATCGGGCGAGAATGGCAACTGGGGACTGTTCAGGCTGACTATAATGGCCCGATCCGATTCGGGCTTGAGTACATCGGAGCGGACAACAGGCCGCACAGGCCGATCATGGTGCATCGAGCGCCATTCGGAAGCATGGAGCGGTTCATCGGCATCCTGATCGAGCATTTTGAGGGCGCCTTTCCGTTCTGGCTGGCCCCCGTGCAGGTCGTGGTGGCGACGATCAGCGAGAAGAGCGAGGGTTACGGCCGGGAAGTGGCGGAAGCGTTGCGGATTGCGGGCATCCGTGTGCAACTCGACGCGACTTCCGAGCGCATCGGTCCCAAGAAGCATGAAGCGCGGCGCATGAAGGTTCCTTTTATTGCGGTGGTGGGCGAGAACGAGGCCGCGAATCGGACCATCAATCTCAACGATCGGGAGGGCCGGCAGCTCGAAACGATGGGACTGTCTGCATTTATTGCGATGTGCTCGCGGCAGAACGCGCCGCACGTCAAGGAACAGGATTGACCGACGAAACAGCATGCAGCGGGCACGTCGCCCGCCGTATGCTTCGTGAATTGCGCCGACCGAAGCCGGTGCCTAATGGAAACTGAGTTACTTTTCGAGAGGATGGTGCTTGTCACAGAACATTCGACTACGCGTGAACGAACAGATTCGCATTTCGCCGGTCAGACTGATCGACCATGAGAAAAACATGATCGGCGTCGTGCCGACGGATGAAGCGCTGCGCATGGCGCGCGACGCAGGCCTGGATCTTGTGGAAATGTCGCCCAACGAGCGGCCGCCGGTTTGCAAGATCATGGACTACGGCAAGCACAAGTACCAGCTTTCCAAGAAGTCCAAACAGAAGCACCACGAGCAAAAGATCAAGGAAGTGCGTCTCCGTCCGAAGACCGAGGAACACGATCTCGAAGTGAAGCTGAAGCGCGCCCGCACTTTCCTCGAGCATGGCGACCGCGTCCTGATTACCATGCTCTTCAAGGGCCGGGAGCGGTTCCATCAGGA comes from the Phycisphaerae bacterium genome and includes:
- the thrS gene encoding threonine--tRNA ligase, whose protein sequence is MLKVTLPDGSVKEMPQGSSARDVAAAIGPGLAKAAIGAKADYGHGEVTLDLATPLSGDCRLSIITSKDADSLPILRHSTAHVMAEAVCRLWPETRLVYGPPVENGYYYDIDLDRKITPEDFPAIEAEMASIVAENRPFTRYEMGREAGLEKVRREGNPYKVENAERAKGDRLSFYVTGPEPGKYWEDLCMGTHIPETGRIGAFKLLSVSGAFLHGDATKKQLQRLNGTAFHNKKDLSTYLTQLEEAKKRDHRKLGQELGLFTIDPLVGSGMVLWKPRGATVRLLLENHLRGELVKQGYQPVFTPHIGRLELFRTSGHFPYYRESQFPPLYESDSARILNELWTEVYEQGDGGTISPKEQKLLDELKVANPELWSAMMNDVGHSATGDESRRFKTAPGHQQQNLDLIREHLRVEDGFLLKPMNCPMHARIYASEPRSYRDLPVRLAEFGTVYRYEQSGELSGMTRVRGFTQDDAHIFCTPEQLKPEIFNCVNLTRYVLDMLGLRDYRVRIGLHDPDDPKFIKNPEGWALAEQVLREVAAEVGLSATEEKGEAAFYGPKIDFVVKDCIGREWQLGTVQADYNGPIRFGLEYIGADNRPHRPIMVHRAPFGSMERFIGILIEHFEGAFPFWLAPVQVVVATISEKSEGYGREVAEALRIAGIRVQLDATSERIGPKKHEARRMKVPFIAVVGENEAANRTINLNDREGRQLETMGLSAFIAMCSRQNAPHVKEQD
- the infC gene encoding translation initiation factor IF-3, which produces MSQNIRLRVNEQIRISPVRLIDHEKNMIGVVPTDEALRMARDAGLDLVEMSPNERPPVCKIMDYGKHKYQLSKKSKQKHHEQKIKEVRLRPKTEEHDLEVKLKRARTFLEHGDRVLITMLFKGRERFHQDIAYQTFREIAQDFAELAKVDQPPRLLGKKMSMVLAPTKLPAPQKGGGTSKGTSPKRPSGDVPSKPSPRQEVRSESGDDDRKGEPATSEA